tggcCGACCGGACACTAACCATGGCCGGCTTCGCTCGCATACCCGTCTGCGCGGGAGCCACAACAACGGCGCTCTTTCCATAGATGGTGGATGCCACGCTGGAGCGCGGGGCGTACGAGGTCCGGGCGTAGGAAGTACGATCAGTGTAAGAGGAGATGCCAGAGTAAGTCGAATCACGCAAGTCACCCGGGATGAAGAAATGCTGATCTTCTGTGCTCGATGGAGTGCCGGCCTGCGAGTGACTGGCAGGAATTGGCGGAACGGGAGGAACCAACACTGTGGGAGAGGCTGTGGCTCTGTTGGTAACCCCGGGAATATAGGCGATCTGGATGATGTTCGAAGCGCGGGTAAGAACGGTGGAGGCAATCGAGTGAACAGTATGGGTGGAGGCGCGATAGTCCCGGCGTTGAGCAAAgttcttctccccatccatATGCTCAGCTGAATCTTCCCAGACCTCCTGGGCAactggttgctgctgcctcctAGACTTCACGCAAAACCTCCATACCAAGTACGAGAGAATGACAACGGCCGCGATACCACCAATCACTCCACCAGCGATGGCACCGACATTGGTCGACGGTTGCGAGGGTCTGGAGGGGAGCATGGCTGGGTCGAGAGGCTGGCAGATCATATGAGCACATTGCTTGCATGTCTCGGGGATCATGATGCATTCATGTGTCGTCTGGTCGCAATTCTCTGGGCAGACGGGTTGTTGTCCCTTGTTGCACTGAACACAGACTTCCTGGCGCTTCCATAGCGTCGAGAAGGACATGGCGGCCGTGCCATGTGAATCGAACatgtcggccatggtgagCAAGAAACCTGAGACGTTCGTGAGGCGGGGTGAGGAGTATATAAAAAGGCGATGctgtttggtgtttgggtgaCCTGTTCGTTACGCTGTGCCGATCTCGAGGATGTGTAACGGGCCAAGCCTGGACCACTTGCTCAACGTCTATCTATTCCACGCGCGTGAATTGTTCGTTTGTGACCCGAGAGCTTATCGTATCAGATGAAGAAAATCGAAAGGGTATAAGGGGATGGTTTGCGTCGTCGGTCGGGTTTCGCACTCGGCGGCGGGCGCAAGCAGAGAGGACAGGATGATGAGTTGAAACGAGTGACGGTTGAGACTAGCTCAGTAAAGAACGGAACACATTTGGTTTGATAAAATAGAACGAATTGAAATAATGAATACAGAGCTTCTTGACAGtgataacaacaacaacaacaacagcaacagggcgcgtggttgatgttgaagatgggacGCCAGGAACCTCGCTGCGAGGCAAGAAGGCGGAAGGCGGGAagggtggaggatttggctGAAGGACCTGGAACTTGGACCTGGCTCCTCCCTCAATTTGGCCAAGGGGCCAGTCAGGAGGGCAGAGCCACACTCAGGCGCCCCGCAGCGGTTTAGCGAAAACGTCCTGGAGGGCGACACCAACGCTCCATTCGCTCGATCAACCACGCCTGGCCTGGCCCCTGGATTCCCTCTTGTGGCACGGCATTAGCATTACGGGAGCACACTTCCatgtttctttttggtgcCTTTCCAGAACATTGATGGGCTtttcacatcatcatcatcctctctcTTTTCATCTCTATCAATAACATCGCAATCAATTGCCTCACTGATGGAGCATATCGGCTCTTCTTGCCACAGCTCAAACGTGGCATGAAATTCGCTTATACCTCTCGCCTTCCCAAAGAGGACTTCCCCGCGACAACAATCGCTCGGTAGGTCCCACtcagcccagcccaccatTGCCAAGGCATGCTCCACATGTAAATCCCTTCCACCCAATCACGGACCACGCCCAGGCCAGAGGTTTCAACGCCTTTTTCGAAATCCCGAAGCCATACATACGAATGCATGGGTTGCAGATCAATTCTGAATTTGCATCAATTTATGGATTTCCGACCCCGCGTTGACGATGACTTCTGGGGAAatgatcaagaagatgtccTATCTAGATTTCTAGACTCAACTTGAAGTCGTCGCTGATTGgacaaccccccttcctaCCGCCAAGCCACAGTTTCTTTTCTTAACAACACCCATCAAATAGTTCCTGCAGGcctgcggtggtggtgtggtgctgTTATTGTTGACCTTACCATGGAAGGTCCAACACCAATTGAGCAAGTTCCAACACGGGCAACCAACCACCGTCATTACACTACCATAGCCGTGTCATATTTTTCCAGCTTTGTGTGTCTCGGCTGTATATTACTCAGCTGCAAGACCTCACGAGCCGAACATGCAATGCTATGTGCGGGA
The sequence above is a segment of the Podospora pseudocomata strain CBS 415.72m chromosome 2 map unlocalized CBS415.72m_2, whole genome shotgun sequence genome. Coding sequences within it:
- a CDS encoding uncharacterized protein (COG:S; EggNog:ENOG503Q3X2), translated to MADMFDSHGTAAMSFSTLWKRQEVCVQCNKGQQPVCPENCDQTTHECIMIPETCKQCAHMICQPLDPAMLPSRPSQPSTNVGAIAGGVIGGIAAVVILSYLVWRFCVKSRRQQQPVAQEVWEDSAEHMDGEKNFAQRRDYRASTHTVHSIASTVLTRASNIIQIAYIPGVTNRATASPTVLVPPVPPIPASHSQAGTPSSTEDQHFFIPGDLRDSTYSGISSYTDRTSYARTSYAPRSSVASTIYGKSAVVVAPAQTGMRAKPAMVSVRSANSNNSSGTATPPVPTVDYEKYSSLRPPSPANSTFSVGSTFLNNASTHTATPARAMVVRVGSIKKLNGNSTSSKARSEQDTLSSPITVSGDTYRDSTAATIIVDSPQTNDLGPFSDPPKPSHNSSISSNNLSAVIEEATRRASQRDSSVPVKNRERSPFGDEHAAP